The Bos javanicus breed banteng chromosome 21, ARS-OSU_banteng_1.0, whole genome shotgun sequence genome includes a region encoding these proteins:
- the ANKRD34C gene encoding ankyrin repeat domain-containing protein 34C — MMDDDTELRTDGNSLLKAVWLGRLRLTRLLLEGGAYINESNDKGETALMVACITKHVDQQSISKSKMVKYLLDNRADPNIQDKSGKTALIHACIRRAGGDVVSLLLENGADPSLEDRTGASALVYAINADDKDALRHLLDACKAKGKEVIIITTDKSSSGTKTTKQYLNVPPLPKEEDRQSPPPCASPSEVELKAPGLGSPPSEREDGFFSLQSGHPSSCNSAKALNEPGSPTRKVGNLKKARLPQLKRLQSEPWGLTAPSVLAASCVRQDETHGVGMDGEVKSIGDVSFPRRGPLSRTSSIDGKDASLVHTVTEQVVKIPVSLASASWKAAYEKTQAPHPRLARRGTLPIDQEKVGICPVGPSALKDTMTLKWLENDLYDLELHPGADLPNPISLESGKGPLDRKKLNSSHLSLFQGSRESLDAVSSTSPNSARRRPPHLLERRGSGTLLLDRISQTRPGFLPPLNVNLNPPIPDIRVSSKPSSPLASGLKSMVPVAPSSPKRVDLRSKKKLLRRHSMQVEQMKQLSDFEETMT; from the coding sequence ATGATGGATGATGACACGGAACTGAGGACAGACGGAAACTCACTTCTAAAGGCTGTGTGGCTTGGGAGGCTCAGGCTGACAAGGCTCCTCCTGGAAGGCGGCGCATACATCAACGAAAGCAATGACAAAGGGGAGACGGCTCTCATGGTGGCGTGCATCACCAAGCATGTGGACCAGCAGAGCATCAGCAAGTCCAAGATGGTCAAGTACCTGCTGGACAACAGGGCAGACCCCAACATCCAGGATAAATCTGGCAAGACCGCCCTCATCCATGCCTGCATCCGAAGAGCTGGGGGGGACGTGGTCTCCCTGCTGCTGGAGAACGGAGCAGACCCCAGCCTTGAGGACCGCACTGGGGCTTCAGCTCTGGTTTATGCCATAAATGCAGATGACAAGGATGCGTTGAGACATCTTCTGGATGCCTGCAAGGCCAAAGGCAAGGAGGTAATTATCATAACGACAGACAAGTCGTCTTCGGGCACCAAAACCACCAAACAGTATCTGAATGTCCCCCCTTTACCCAAAGAGGAAGACAGACAGTCGCCTCCCCCATGTGCTTCTCCATCTGAGGTTGAACTTAAGGCTCCAGGCCTGGGCTCTCCACCCAGCGAGAGGGAAGATGGCTTCTTTAGCCTCCAATCAGGGCATCCAAGTAGTTGCAACTCTGCCAAGGCTCTCAATGAACCTGGGTCGCCTACTCGGAAAGTTGGGAATCTCAAAAAGGCCCGCCTGCCTCAGCTAAAGAGGCTCCAGTCTGAGCCCTGGGGCCTGACCGCACCCTCTGTGTTGGCCGCCTCCTGCGTGCGTCAGGACGAGACCCATGGCGTGGGCATGGACGGCGAGGTCAAGAGCATCGGTGATGTATCCTTCCCCAGAAGGGGCCCCCTCTCCAGAACCAGCAGCATTGATGGCAAAGATGCCAGCCTCGTCCACACTGTCACGGAACAGGTTGTGAAGATCCCGGTCTCTTTGGCATCGGCCTCATGGAAGGCAGCCTACGAGAAGACTCAGGCTCCCCATCCACGTCTGGCCAGAAGAGGCACTCTCCCTATCGACCAGGAGAAGGTGGGCATCTGCCCAGTGGGTCCCTCTGCTCTCAAAGACACCATGACCCTCAAATGGCTGGAGAATGACCTCTATGATTTAGAGTTACACCCTGGGGCCGACCTGCCCAACCCTATCTCCCTAGAATCAGGCAAAGGACCACTGGATCGCAAGAAGCTCAACAGCTCCCACCTGTCTCTCTTCCAGGGCTCCAGGGAGTCCCTGGACGCTGTGTCCAGCACGTCACCCAACTCAGCCCGCCGCAGGCCACCCCATCTTCTAGAAAGACGAGGTTCTGGAACCTTGCTCCTGGATCGAATTTCTCAGACCAGGCCCGGCTTCCTCCCACCTTTAAATGTAAACCTGAACCCACCTATCCCGGATATTAGAGTGAGCAGCAAACCTTCCTCTCCACTTGCTAGTGGCTTAAAATCCATGGTTCCTGTTGCTCCAAGCTCACCAAAGAGAGTTGACTTGAGAAGTAAAAAGAAACTCCTCCGGAGGCATTCTATGCAAGTTGAGCAGATGAAGCAACTGTCTGACTTTGAGGAAACCATGACCTAG
- the TMED3 gene encoding transmembrane emp24 domain-containing protein 3 produces MGGVVPRSVSALPLLLLLLLLLLQAERPRGAELTFELPDNAKQCFHEEVEQGVKFSLDYQVITGGHYDVDCFMKDPLGNTIYSETKKQYDSFTHKAEVKGVYQFCFSNEFSTFSHKTVYFDFQVGDEPPILPDMGNRVTALTQMESACVTIHEALKTVIDSQKHYRLREAQDRARAEDLNSRVSYWSIGETIALFVVSFSQVLLLKSFFTEKRPIGRTVHS; encoded by the exons ATGGGTGGCGTGGTCCCGCGCTCCGTCTCcgcgctgccgctgctgctgctgctgctgctgctgctgctccaggcGGAGCGGCCGCGCGGCGCCGAGCTCACTTTCGAGCTGCCGGACAACGCCAAGCAGTGCTTCCACGAGGAGGTGGAGCAGGGCGTGAAGTTCTCCCTAGACTACCAG GTCATCACTGGAGGCCACTACGATGTTGACTGCTTTATGAAAGACCCTCTGGGGAACACCATCTACAGTGAAACCAAGAAACAGTATGACAGCTTCACGCACAAGGCCGAGGTCAAGGGCGTGTATCAGTTTTGCTTCAGCAATGAGTTCTCCACCTTCTCTCACAAAACTGTCTACTTTGACTTTCAAGTGGGCGACGAGCCCCCCATTCTCCCAGACATGGGGAACAGAGTCACAGCTCTCACCCAG ATGGAGTCCGCCTGTGTGACCATCCATGAGGCTCTGAAGACGGTGATCGACTCGCAGAAGCATTACCGGCTCCGGGAGGCACAGGACCGGGCCCGCGCAGAAGACCTCAACAGCCGAGTCTCTTACTGGTCCATTGGCGAGACCATCGCCCTGTTTGTGGTCAGCTTCAGCCAGGTGCTACTGCTAAAAAGCTTCTTCACAGAGAAACGGCCCATTGGCAGGACGGTCCACTCCTAG